In Ectothiorhodospiraceae bacterium 2226, a single window of DNA contains:
- the dprA gene encoding DNA-protecting protein DprA, which yields MKPARGADVVAKDLNELKYWLALWRAPGLGPAGFSALVEAFGSPRTVLEAAPGTLRGEPGLSTELLNYLTAPDWAGVDRDLAWAEQAENHIVTLEDPRYPPLLREIPRPPPLLYVCGRAELLARPQLAIVGSRNPTRPGADTAREFARHLAATGLVITSGLALGIDAAAHQGAMEQGVTVAVAGTGLDRVYPARHRELAHALVERGALVSEFPVGTPPIPANFPRRNRLISGMALGTLVVEAAPRSGSLITARLAAEQGREVFAIPGSIHNPLARGCHALIRQGAKLVETAQDVLEELGPLGIGGAAAAASPSGDETAPQTLSEHEDKILNCMGFDPSSVDELVVGSGLTAQQVSSILVSMELRGLVASAAGGRYCRACEGDTR from the coding sequence ATGAAGCCGGCAAGGGGGGCCGACGTGGTGGCGAAGGACCTGAACGAGTTGAAGTATTGGCTCGCCTTGTGGCGCGCGCCGGGCCTGGGTCCGGCCGGCTTCAGCGCGCTGGTGGAGGCCTTCGGCAGTCCGCGCACGGTCCTGGAGGCCGCCCCGGGTACGCTGCGCGGCGAGCCGGGGCTCTCCACCGAGTTGTTGAACTACCTGACGGCCCCGGACTGGGCGGGCGTCGATCGGGATCTGGCCTGGGCCGAGCAGGCCGAGAACCACATCGTTACGCTCGAGGACCCGCGTTACCCGCCCTTGCTGCGCGAGATCCCACGCCCGCCGCCCTTGCTGTACGTGTGCGGGCGTGCCGAGCTGCTGGCGCGCCCGCAACTGGCCATCGTCGGCAGCCGCAATCCCACCCGGCCGGGGGCGGACACGGCGCGCGAGTTCGCCCGCCACTTGGCGGCGACGGGGCTGGTGATCACCAGCGGGCTGGCGCTCGGCATCGACGCGGCGGCGCATCAAGGGGCCATGGAGCAGGGCGTCACGGTGGCGGTGGCCGGCACCGGCCTGGATCGGGTGTACCCGGCGCGCCATCGCGAGTTGGCGCACGCGTTGGTGGAGCGTGGCGCTCTGGTGAGCGAGTTCCCCGTCGGCACGCCGCCGATACCGGCGAACTTTCCCCGGCGCAACCGTCTAATCTCCGGTATGGCCTTGGGTACCCTGGTGGTCGAGGCGGCGCCGCGCAGCGGTTCGCTGATCACCGCCCGCCTGGCGGCGGAGCAGGGGCGCGAGGTGTTCGCGATCCCCGGTTCCATCCACAACCCCTTGGCGCGCGGCTGCCATGCGCTGATCCGGCAAGGGGCGAAACTGGTCGAGACCGCGCAGGATGTGCTTGAGGAGTTGGGGCCGCTGGGCATCGGCGGCGCGGCTGCCGCGGCGTCGCCATCGGGCGACGAAACGGCCCCCCAAACGCTGTCGGAACATGAGGATAAGATTCTGAATTGTATGGGTTTTGATCCGTCATCCGTGGATGAACTGGTGGTGGGCAGCGGATTGACGGCGCAACAGGTTTCCTCCATTCTTGTTTCCATGGAGCTCCGCGGCTTAGTCGCGTCCGCCGCGGGCGGCCGTTATTGCCGGGCCTGCGAAGGGGACACCCGATGA
- a CDS encoding threonylcarbamoyl-AMP synthase yields the protein MAHPWQLRRAVQVLRGGGLIAYPTEGVYGLGCDPLDAEAVTRLLDLKGRPMAKGLILIAAALDALEPYLLPLSEAHRAQVERTWPGAVTWLLPARPECPAWLRGAHDTLAVRVPGHAEARALCAAFGGALVSTSANRAGHRPATSPLGVRLQFGARVDYILHAPLGGRRAPSEIRDLRTGEVLRAG from the coding sequence ATGGCGCACCCGTGGCAGCTGCGCCGCGCCGTGCAGGTCCTGCGCGGCGGCGGGCTCATCGCCTACCCGACCGAGGGGGTGTACGGCCTCGGTTGCGATCCCTTGGACGCCGAGGCGGTTACCCGCCTGCTGGACCTCAAGGGCCGCCCCATGGCCAAGGGGCTGATCCTCATCGCCGCCGCGCTGGACGCCCTGGAGCCGTACCTGCTGCCGCTCAGTGAGGCGCACCGCGCCCAGGTGGAGCGTACCTGGCCCGGCGCGGTGACTTGGCTGTTGCCCGCCCGCCCCGAATGCCCCGCCTGGCTGCGCGGCGCTCACGACACCCTGGCGGTTCGCGTGCCCGGCCATGCGGAGGCACGCGCGCTCTGCGCGGCGTTCGGCGGCGCGCTGGTGTCCACCAGCGCCAACCGCGCCGGGCATCGGCCGGCGACCTCGCCGCTGGGGGTGCGCCTGCAGTTCGGCGCACGCGTAGACTACATCCTGCACGCCCCGCTCGGCGGGCGCCGCGCGCCGAGCGAGATCCGCGACCTGCGCACGGGCGAGGTGCTGCGCGCCGGCTGA
- the hemF gene encoding oxygen-dependent coproporphyrinogen oxidase, with amino-acid sequence MSQPDLNAVKAYLLDLQDRICAGIEEEDGAARFMEDAWERPAGGGGRSRVLQEGAVFEQAGINFSHVYGEGLPPSATAQRPELAGRRFEAMGVSLVIHPRNPYVPTSHANVRLFVAEKEGAEPIWWFGGGFDLTPYYGEEEDCVHWHQTARAACAPLGEGAYPRYKQWCDEYFYLRHRDEPRGIGGLFFDDLNEGGFEQSFAFLRSVGDHYLPAYRPIVARRKETPYGERERDFQLYRRGRYVEFNLVYDRGTLFGLQSGGRTESILMSLPPLVKWRYNWRPEPGTPEARLYEVFLKPRDWLAAD; translated from the coding sequence ATGAGCCAACCCGACTTGAACGCCGTCAAGGCCTACCTGCTCGACCTGCAGGACCGCATCTGCGCCGGGATCGAGGAGGAGGACGGCGCCGCCCGCTTCATGGAAGACGCCTGGGAACGGCCCGCCGGCGGCGGCGGACGTTCGCGCGTGCTGCAAGAGGGCGCGGTCTTCGAGCAGGCGGGTATCAACTTCTCCCATGTGTACGGTGAGGGGCTGCCGCCCTCGGCCACCGCGCAGCGCCCCGAACTCGCCGGGCGCCGCTTCGAGGCCATGGGCGTGTCCTTGGTGATCCACCCGCGCAATCCTTATGTGCCGACCTCGCACGCCAACGTGCGCCTGTTCGTGGCCGAGAAGGAGGGCGCCGAGCCGATCTGGTGGTTTGGCGGCGGCTTCGACCTCACGCCTTACTACGGCGAGGAGGAGGACTGCGTGCACTGGCACCAGACGGCGCGCGCGGCGTGTGCGCCGCTCGGGGAGGGGGCCTATCCGCGCTACAAGCAGTGGTGCGACGAGTACTTCTACCTGCGCCACCGCGACGAGCCGCGCGGCATCGGCGGCCTGTTCTTCGACGACCTGAACGAGGGCGGCTTCGAGCAGAGCTTCGCCTTCCTGCGCAGCGTGGGCGATCACTACCTGCCCGCCTACCGGCCCATCGTCGCGCGGCGCAAGGAGACGCCTTACGGGGAGCGCGAGCGCGATTTCCAGCTCTACCGGCGTGGGCGCTACGTGGAGTTCAATCTGGTGTACGACCGCGGGACCCTGTTCGGGCTGCAGAGCGGGGGGCGCACCGAGTCCATCCTGATGTCGCTGCCGCCGCTGGTGAAGTGGCGCTACAACTGGCGGCCGGAGCCGGGCACGCCGGAGGCGCGTCTGTACGAGGTATTTCTCAAGCCGCGCGACTGGCTGGCCGCGGACTGA
- the topA gene encoding type I DNA topoisomerase, translating into MSKNIVIVESPAKAKTIKKYLGKDFEVMASYGHIRDLLPKEGAVDPDSDFAMKYQVIDKNERHVAAIAKAVAKADALYLATDPDREGEAISWHLYELLKARKLLKDKTVARVVFHEITKRAVNEAVAHPRELSMDLVNAQQARRALDYLVGFNLSPLLWKKIRRGLSAGRVQSPALRMIVEREQEIEAFQTREYWTIEADSSKRGQNFSAKLTHFQGEKLSQFSITDEEQAARTEKALLAAAGGRLVVSAVEKKQRKRNPAPPFTTSTLQQEASRKLGFTAQRTMRTAQQLYEGVDVGGETVGLITYMRTDSVNLAQEALEAIRALIGTRYGTDNVPEQPRLFKTKAKNAQEAHEAIRPTSVEHVPESLANVLTRDQHRLYELIWKRAVASQMMHATIDTVSIDLAAGEGNTFRTTGSTIVHPGFIAVYQEGQDEVAKDDDEGRVLPPLLEGERVDLLGVRPQQHFTEPPPRYSEASLVKALEEHGIGRPSTYASIISTLQQREYVVMDKKRFVPTDVGRVVNKFLTEHFTNYVDYDFTARLEDELDAVSRGEKDWVPLMREFWVPFKQLTIDKEQSVQRKDVTQEKLDESCPKCGKPLSIRLGRRGRFIGCTGFPDCDYTRNLNESAGEAEPEVVEGRQCPECSGQLVVKSGRYGKFIGCANYPDCRHIEPLEKPQDTHVECPECHKGTLLKRKSRQGKIFYSCSGYPSCKYAVWNEPLAEACPKCSWPILTLKTTKRRGTEKVCPRKECGYAEPVEAAEPAEVD; encoded by the coding sequence ATGAGCAAAAACATCGTCATCGTGGAATCGCCGGCCAAGGCGAAGACCATCAAAAAGTACCTCGGCAAGGATTTCGAGGTGATGGCTTCCTATGGCCATATCCGTGATCTGCTGCCCAAGGAGGGTGCGGTCGACCCGGACAGCGATTTCGCCATGAAGTACCAGGTGATCGACAAGAACGAGCGCCACGTGGCGGCCATCGCCAAGGCGGTGGCCAAGGCCGACGCGCTCTACCTCGCGACCGACCCGGATCGCGAGGGCGAGGCCATCTCCTGGCATCTGTACGAGCTGCTCAAGGCGCGCAAGCTGCTGAAGGACAAGACCGTCGCGCGCGTGGTGTTCCACGAGATCACCAAGCGCGCGGTCAACGAGGCGGTGGCCCACCCGCGCGAGTTGTCCATGGATCTGGTCAACGCGCAGCAGGCCCGCCGCGCGCTCGATTACCTGGTGGGCTTCAACCTCTCGCCGCTGCTGTGGAAGAAGATCCGCCGCGGCCTGTCCGCCGGGCGCGTGCAGAGCCCGGCGCTGCGCATGATCGTCGAGCGCGAGCAGGAGATCGAGGCGTTCCAGACCCGCGAGTACTGGACCATCGAGGCCGACAGCAGCAAGCGCGGCCAGAACTTCTCCGCCAAGCTCACCCACTTCCAGGGTGAGAAGCTCAGCCAGTTCAGCATCACCGACGAGGAGCAGGCGGCGCGCACCGAGAAGGCGCTGCTCGCCGCCGCGGGCGGGCGCCTGGTGGTCAGCGCGGTGGAGAAGAAGCAGCGCAAGCGCAACCCCGCGCCGCCGTTCACCACCTCCACCCTGCAGCAGGAGGCCTCGCGCAAGCTCGGCTTCACCGCGCAGCGCACCATGCGCACCGCGCAGCAGCTCTACGAGGGCGTGGACGTGGGCGGGGAAACCGTCGGTCTCATCACCTACATGCGTACCGACTCGGTGAACCTCGCGCAGGAGGCGCTGGAGGCGATCCGCGCCCTGATCGGCACGCGCTACGGCACCGACAACGTGCCCGAGCAGCCGCGCCTGTTCAAGACCAAGGCCAAGAACGCCCAGGAGGCGCACGAGGCCATCCGCCCGACCTCGGTCGAGCATGTCCCCGAGTCCCTCGCCAACGTGCTGACGCGCGATCAGCACCGCTTGTACGAACTCATCTGGAAACGCGCCGTGGCAAGTCAGATGATGCACGCCACCATCGACACGGTGAGTATCGACCTCGCCGCGGGCGAGGGGAACACCTTCCGCACCACCGGCTCGACCATCGTGCACCCGGGCTTCATCGCGGTGTACCAGGAGGGCCAGGACGAGGTCGCCAAGGACGATGACGAGGGCCGCGTGCTGCCGCCGCTGCTCGAGGGCGAGCGTGTCGATCTGCTCGGGGTGCGCCCGCAACAGCACTTCACCGAGCCGCCGCCGCGCTACTCCGAGGCGAGCCTGGTGAAGGCGCTCGAAGAGCACGGCATCGGCCGCCCCTCGACCTACGCCTCCATCATCTCCACGCTGCAGCAGCGCGAGTACGTGGTGATGGACAAGAAGCGCTTCGTGCCCACCGACGTGGGCCGGGTGGTGAACAAGTTCCTCACCGAGCACTTCACCAACTACGTGGACTACGACTTCACCGCGCGCCTGGAGGACGAACTCGACGCGGTGTCGCGCGGCGAGAAGGACTGGGTGCCCTTGATGCGCGAATTCTGGGTGCCGTTCAAGCAGCTCACCATCGACAAGGAACAGTCGGTGCAGCGCAAGGACGTCACGCAGGAGAAGCTGGACGAGTCCTGCCCCAAGTGCGGCAAGCCGCTGTCCATTCGCCTGGGGCGGCGCGGGCGCTTCATCGGCTGCACCGGCTTCCCGGACTGCGATTACACCCGCAACCTTAACGAGTCGGCCGGGGAGGCCGAGCCGGAGGTGGTGGAGGGGCGCCAGTGCCCCGAGTGCAGCGGGCAACTGGTGGTCAAGTCCGGCCGCTACGGCAAGTTCATCGGCTGCGCCAACTACCCCGACTGCCGCCACATCGAGCCGCTGGAGAAGCCGCAGGATACGCACGTCGAGTGCCCCGAGTGTCACAAGGGCACGCTGCTCAAGCGCAAATCGCGCCAGGGCAAGATCTTCTACTCCTGCTCGGGCTATCCGAGCTGCAAGTACGCGGTGTGGAACGAGCCGCTGGCCGAGGCCTGCCCCAAGTGCAGCTGGCCCATCCTCACGCTCAAGACCACCAAGCGCCGCGGCACGGAAAAGGTCTGCCCGCGCAAGGAGTGTGGCTACGCCGAGCCGGTGGAGGCCGCCGAGCCGGCCGAGGTCGACTAG
- a CDS encoding TRAP transporter substrate-binding protein: MKRREFIKGLSAGGLLAGGTLAGAAVAKDKEVKHRWRMATAWPANFPGMGTGATALAKLITEMSGGRIEVRVFGAGELVPPFEIFDAVARGTVEMGHGASYYWTGKSEAAQFFSAVPFGFTAQEMNAWLYHGGGMELWRETYAPFGVVPTAAANTGVQMGGWFNKEINTVDDLRGLRMRIPGLGGEVLKAAGGTPVNLPGGEIFTSLRSGAIDAVEWVGPYNDLAFGLHRAAKYYYYPGWHEPGTTLECIINQKALDALSADLRAIVLNACKVANQDVLADYTARNNSALHQLVNRHKVNLRKFPDPVLKRLRDLSEDVMNGIARRDRQSRKVWDSFTQFRDQVVPWHDVSELAYLQARNL; the protein is encoded by the coding sequence ATGAAACGTCGCGAATTCATCAAGGGCCTGTCGGCCGGCGGCCTACTGGCCGGCGGCACGCTGGCCGGTGCCGCCGTCGCCAAGGACAAGGAGGTCAAGCACCGCTGGCGCATGGCCACCGCGTGGCCCGCCAACTTCCCCGGCATGGGCACCGGCGCCACCGCCCTGGCCAAGCTCATCACCGAGATGAGCGGCGGGCGCATCGAGGTGCGCGTGTTCGGCGCCGGCGAGCTGGTGCCGCCGTTCGAGATCTTCGACGCCGTGGCGCGCGGCACGGTGGAGATGGGGCACGGCGCGAGCTACTACTGGACCGGCAAGAGCGAAGCGGCGCAGTTCTTCTCGGCGGTGCCGTTCGGCTTCACCGCACAGGAGATGAACGCCTGGCTGTACCACGGCGGCGGTATGGAGCTGTGGCGCGAGACCTACGCCCCGTTCGGCGTGGTGCCCACCGCGGCGGCCAACACCGGCGTGCAGATGGGCGGCTGGTTCAACAAGGAGATCAACACGGTCGACGACCTCCGGGGCCTGCGCATGCGCATCCCGGGCCTGGGCGGGGAGGTACTCAAGGCCGCCGGCGGCACGCCGGTGAACCTGCCGGGCGGCGAGATCTTCACCTCGCTGCGCTCGGGCGCCATCGACGCCGTGGAGTGGGTCGGCCCCTACAACGACCTGGCCTTCGGCCTGCATCGCGCGGCCAAGTACTACTACTACCCCGGCTGGCACGAGCCCGGCACCACGCTGGAGTGCATCATCAACCAGAAGGCGCTGGACGCGCTGTCGGCCGACCTGCGCGCCATCGTGCTGAACGCCTGCAAGGTCGCCAACCAGGACGTGCTGGCCGACTACACCGCGCGTAACAACAGCGCCCTGCACCAGCTGGTGAACCGCCACAAGGTCAACCTGCGCAAGTTCCCCGACCCGGTGCTCAAGCGCCTGCGCGATTTGTCGGAGGACGTGATGAACGGCATCGCGCGCCGCGACCGGCAGTCGCGCAAGGTGTGGGACTCCTTCACCCAGTTCCGCGACCAGGTCGTGCCCTGGCACGACGTCTCGGAACTGGCCTATCTGCAGGCGCGCAACCTCTGA
- a CDS encoding peptide deformylase encodes MALLNILHFPDPRLRTRAEPVQQVDEALRTLVDDMLETMYDAPGIGLAATQVNVHKRVIVIDVSEDRSQPLCLINPEILGRDGVEQMDEGCLSVPGVYETVERAERVKVRALGRDGEPFEIDADGLLAVCIQHEMDHLEGKLFVDYLSELKRQRIRKKLEKLRRQTL; translated from the coding sequence ATGGCGTTGTTGAACATCTTGCACTTTCCCGATCCTCGTCTGCGCACCCGGGCCGAACCGGTGCAGCAGGTGGACGAGGCCCTGCGTACGCTGGTCGATGACATGCTCGAGACCATGTACGACGCGCCGGGGATCGGCCTGGCGGCCACCCAGGTGAACGTGCACAAGCGGGTGATCGTGATCGACGTCTCGGAGGATCGCTCCCAGCCGCTGTGCCTGATCAATCCGGAGATCCTGGGGCGCGACGGCGTGGAGCAGATGGACGAGGGCTGTCTGTCGGTACCCGGCGTGTACGAGACCGTCGAGCGCGCCGAGCGCGTCAAGGTGCGTGCCCTGGGACGCGACGGCGAACCCTTCGAGATCGACGCCGACGGTCTGCTCGCGGTGTGCATCCAGCACGAGATGGATCACCTGGAAGGCAAGCTGTTCGTCGACTACCTCTCCGAGCTCAAGCGCCAGCGCATCCGCAAGAAGCTTGAAAAGCTGCGTCGTCAGACGCTCTGA
- a CDS encoding DUF494 domain-containing protein — MKENVLDLLMYLFENYMSDDVEFDPDQDALRVELLEAGFHQGEITKAFKWLEGLASLNDGSIEGRAPATTTATRVYARQECEKLDADCRGFLMFLEQVGVLDAATREMVVDRVMALEADDIDLDQLKWVVLMVLFNQPGQEAAFAWMEDLVFDEMAGNLH; from the coding sequence ATGAAAGAGAACGTGTTGGATCTCTTGATGTATCTGTTCGAGAACTACATGTCGGACGACGTGGAGTTCGATCCCGATCAGGACGCGCTGCGTGTGGAACTGCTCGAGGCAGGGTTCCATCAGGGCGAAATCACCAAGGCGTTCAAGTGGTTGGAAGGTTTGGCCAGTCTCAACGACGGCTCCATCGAGGGCCGTGCTCCGGCGACTACTACGGCCACGCGGGTGTATGCGCGCCAGGAGTGCGAGAAGCTGGATGCGGACTGCCGGGGCTTTCTGATGTTCCTCGAGCAGGTGGGCGTGCTCGATGCGGCCACGCGTGAGATGGTGGTCGATCGGGTGATGGCGCTGGAGGCGGACGACATCGATCTGGACCAGTTGAAGTGGGTCGTGTTGATGGTGCTGTTCAACCAGCCCGGCCAGGAGGCCGCCTTCGCCTGGATGGAGGATCTGGTATTCGACGAGATGGCCGGCAACTTGCACTGA
- the uvrD gene encoding DNA helicase II, whose protein sequence is MEDVSHLLDPLNEAQREAVAAPPGNLLILAGAGSGKTRVLVHRIAWLIQAQGVSPYAILAVTFTNKAAGEMRARIERLVGMPPGGMWVGTFHSLAHRLLRAHWREAGLPQQFQILDSDDQQRAVKRVIRELDLDDTHWPPRQAQSYINARKDEGLRPQHIEPGHDPYQRTMLAIYQAYEALCQRGGMVDFAELLLRAHELWLHNPELLAHYQQRFRHILVDEFQDTNTIQYAWLRLLAGETGHVFAVGDDDQSIYGWRGARIENIHRFSKDLRAVHTLRLEQNYRSTGTILSAANALIAHNADRLGKNLWTAGGEGEPIRLYAAFNDLDEARFVVQRITQWVDEGGRRDEIGILYRSNAQSRVIEEALVQHGVPYRVYGGLRFFERAEIKDALAYLRLIANRHDDGALERVINTPTRGIGERTVSGLRETARAQRVSIWDAALQTLAADALAARAANALRAFLALIDGLAQETAGLALHEQVAAAIERSGLREHYAKEKGERGQARLENLDELVNAARQYVDTGEEPPEGAGGGPLAEFLAHAALEAGEAQGESWEDCVQLMTLHSAKGLEFPLVFLVGMEEGLFPHQMSMEEPGRLEEERRLCYVGMTRAMRHLYITYAEVRRLYGRENYGRPSRFLAEMPGELLEEVRVRGTVSRPVAAGGGFGAAALAEDFPLRLGQRVHHAKFGDGVVLNAEGSGPQARVQVNFEGVGSKWLVLAYAKLEPV, encoded by the coding sequence ATGGAAGACGTCTCCCACCTGCTCGACCCGCTCAACGAGGCCCAGCGCGAGGCGGTCGCCGCCCCGCCCGGCAACCTGCTCATCCTGGCCGGCGCCGGCAGCGGCAAGACCCGCGTGCTGGTGCACCGCATCGCCTGGCTGATCCAGGCGCAGGGGGTGTCGCCCTACGCCATCCTCGCCGTGACCTTCACCAACAAGGCCGCCGGCGAGATGCGCGCGCGCATCGAGCGCCTGGTGGGCATGCCGCCGGGCGGCATGTGGGTGGGCACCTTCCACAGCCTCGCCCACCGCCTGCTGCGCGCGCACTGGCGGGAGGCCGGGCTGCCGCAGCAGTTCCAGATCCTGGACAGCGACGATCAGCAGCGCGCCGTGAAGCGCGTGATCCGCGAGCTGGACCTGGACGACACCCACTGGCCGCCGCGCCAGGCACAGAGCTACATCAACGCGCGCAAGGACGAGGGGCTGCGCCCGCAGCACATCGAGCCGGGTCACGATCCCTACCAGCGCACCATGCTGGCCATCTACCAGGCCTACGAAGCGCTGTGCCAACGCGGCGGCATGGTCGACTTCGCCGAGCTCCTGCTGCGCGCGCACGAGCTGTGGCTGCACAACCCGGAGCTGCTGGCGCACTACCAGCAGCGCTTTCGCCACATCCTGGTGGACGAGTTCCAGGACACCAACACCATCCAATACGCTTGGCTGCGCCTGCTCGCCGGCGAGACCGGCCACGTGTTCGCGGTGGGCGACGACGACCAGTCCATCTACGGCTGGCGTGGCGCGCGCATCGAGAACATCCACCGCTTTTCGAAAGATCTGCGCGCGGTGCACACCCTGCGCCTGGAGCAGAACTACCGCTCCACCGGCACCATCCTCTCGGCGGCCAACGCGCTCATCGCGCACAACGCCGACCGCCTCGGCAAGAACCTGTGGACCGCCGGCGGCGAGGGCGAGCCCATCCGCCTGTATGCCGCGTTCAACGACCTCGACGAGGCGCGCTTCGTGGTGCAACGCATCACCCAGTGGGTGGACGAGGGCGGGCGGCGCGACGAGATCGGCATCCTGTACCGCTCCAACGCCCAGTCGCGCGTGATCGAAGAGGCGCTGGTGCAGCACGGCGTGCCCTACCGCGTGTACGGCGGCCTGCGCTTTTTCGAGCGCGCCGAGATCAAGGACGCGCTGGCCTACCTGCGCCTGATCGCCAACCGCCACGACGACGGCGCGCTGGAGCGGGTAATCAACACGCCCACGCGCGGCATCGGCGAGCGCACCGTGAGCGGGCTGCGCGAGACCGCGCGCGCGCAGCGCGTCTCGATCTGGGACGCGGCGCTGCAGACCTTGGCGGCGGACGCGCTGGCCGCACGGGCCGCCAACGCCCTGCGCGCCTTTCTCGCGCTCATCGACGGCTTGGCGCAGGAGACGGCGGGACTGGCGCTGCACGAACAGGTCGCGGCGGCCATCGAACGCAGCGGCCTGCGCGAGCACTACGCCAAGGAGAAGGGCGAACGCGGGCAGGCGCGCCTGGAGAACCTAGACGAACTCGTGAACGCCGCGCGCCAGTACGTCGACACCGGCGAGGAGCCGCCCGAGGGCGCCGGCGGCGGGCCGCTCGCGGAGTTCCTGGCGCACGCCGCGCTGGAGGCCGGCGAGGCGCAGGGCGAGTCCTGGGAGGACTGCGTGCAGCTCATGACGCTGCATTCGGCCAAGGGCCTGGAGTTCCCGCTGGTGTTCCTGGTGGGCATGGAGGAGGGGCTGTTCCCGCATCAGATGTCCATGGAGGAGCCGGGTCGCCTGGAGGAGGAGCGCCGCCTCTGCTATGTCGGCATGACGCGGGCCATGCGCCACCTCTACATCACCTACGCCGAGGTGCGCCGCCTGTATGGGCGCGAGAACTACGGGCGCCCCTCGCGCTTCCTGGCCGAGATGCCGGGGGAGCTGCTGGAAGAGGTGCGCGTACGCGGGACCGTCAGCCGGCCGGTGGCGGCGGGTGGCGGTTTCGGCGCCGCCGCCCTGGCGGAGGACTTTCCGCTGCGCCTTGGCCAACGCGTGCATCACGCCAAGTTCGGCGACGGCGTGGTGCTGAACGCCGAGGGCAGCGGCCCGCAGGCGCGCGTGCAGGTCAATTTCGAGGGCGTGGGCAGCAAGTGGCTGGTGCTGGCCTACGCCAAGCTGGAGCCGGTGTAA
- a CDS encoding LysM peptidoglycan-binding domain-containing protein: MAPAAAPELRSDPPNRYTVVRGDTLWDISSRFLRDPWRWPEVWHVNPQVENPHLIYPGDVITLRYIDGKPVLEVQRGRPVVRLSPEAREMPRDASIAAIPLEAIRPFLSRPRVLNPGELDGAPYVLSMEEGRFMGAAGTRFYARGLAEDVGRYTVLREGQVYRHPVTDEVLGLEALHVGDAHVQRVGDPGTLHIDSARREVLRGDRLLPAEADPWDHRFVPRAPERAVEGHIIAVMDGVTQIGQHQVVVLDLGEREGMEPGHVMAVYQRGAVMRDEIARENVRLPDERAGELMVFRVFDRVSYALIMRASGPMRVLDNVRMP; the protein is encoded by the coding sequence ATGGCGCCCGCCGCCGCGCCCGAGCTGCGCTCCGACCCGCCCAATCGCTACACCGTGGTGCGCGGGGACACGCTGTGGGACATCTCCAGCCGCTTCTTGCGCGATCCCTGGCGCTGGCCGGAGGTCTGGCATGTCAATCCGCAAGTCGAGAACCCGCACCTGATCTATCCGGGCGATGTCATCACGCTCCGGTATATAGACGGCAAACCGGTCCTCGAGGTTCAACGCGGGCGGCCCGTAGTGCGGCTGTCGCCGGAGGCGCGCGAGATGCCGCGCGATGCCTCCATCGCGGCCATCCCGCTGGAGGCGATCCGCCCCTTCCTGAGCCGGCCGCGGGTGTTGAACCCCGGTGAATTGGACGGTGCGCCCTATGTACTGTCCATGGAGGAGGGGCGCTTCATGGGCGCGGCCGGCACGCGCTTCTATGCGCGCGGGCTGGCCGAGGACGTGGGGCGCTACACGGTGCTGCGCGAGGGCCAGGTGTACCGACATCCGGTCACCGACGAGGTGCTCGGGCTCGAGGCGCTGCACGTGGGGGACGCGCACGTGCAGCGGGTCGGCGATCCCGGCACGCTGCACATCGACAGCGCGCGCCGCGAGGTATTGCGCGGTGACCGCTTGCTGCCCGCCGAGGCCGATCCCTGGGATCACCGCTTCGTGCCGCGCGCGCCTGAGCGGGCGGTGGAGGGGCACATCATCGCGGTCATGGACGGCGTCACGCAGATCGGCCAGCACCAAGTGGTGGTCCTGGACCTCGGCGAGCGCGAGGGCATGGAGCCCGGCCACGTGATGGCCGTGTATCAGCGCGGCGCGGTGATGCGCGACGAGATCGCCAGGGAGAACGTACGCCTGCCCGACGAGCGGGCGGGTGAACTGATGGTGTTCCGCGTGTTCGATCGGGTGAGCTATGCCCTCATCATGCGGGCAAGCGGGCCGATGCGGGTGCTGGACAACGTGCGCATGCCCTGA